In Hevea brasiliensis isolate MT/VB/25A 57/8 chromosome 13, ASM3005281v1, whole genome shotgun sequence, a single genomic region encodes these proteins:
- the LOC110671926 gene encoding CASP-like protein 1F1 produces MENGEHKFKTQKTFIAFQFCLRIFAIAATLATAWLTLTNKESTQLGIFVIDARYSYSSAFRFFALANVVVCAFSVLSLMFLFVVARYGSNSSHFFFMFLHDLFMMCLVLAGCAAATAIGFVGKYGNSHSGWMPICDHFARFCHRVTITLILSYLSLVFLLILTITSASNSRQIQR; encoded by the exons ATGGAAAACGGTGAACACAAGTTCAAAACCCAAAAAACGTTCATTGCATTTCAGTTTTGCCTGAGAATTTTCGCAATTGCAGCCACATTGGCCACTGCTTGGCTCACGCTTACTAACAAGGAATCCACTCAACTTGGTATCTTTGTCATAGATGCTCGATATAGCTACTCCTCAGCTTTCAG GTTCTTTGCCCTTGCAAATGTTGTTGTATGTGCCTTCTCTGTGCTGTCCTTGATGTTCCTCTTCGTTGTTGCTCGTTATGGCTCGAACTCTTCCCATTTTTTCTTCATGTTCCTCCATGATTTG TTCATGATGTGCTTGGTTCTTGCTGGATGCGCGGCTGCCACTGCAATAGGTTTCGTGGGGAAGTATGGGAATAGCCACTCTGGTTGGATGCCCATCTGCGACCACTTTGCCAGATTCTGTCACAGAGTAACGATTACTTTGATTCTCTCGTACTTGTCCCTGGTTTTCTTGCTGATACTTACAATCACTTCTGCAAGCAACTCTAGGCAAATTCAGAGGTAG
- the LOC110671923 gene encoding uncharacterized protein LOC110671923, producing the protein MTVAEDDPINVSNQLLQSLLDEIIQVQTFKGKWALIRTKLADLHIQLTDFADFPASTSNPLCLDLLHSISHSLNDAVILARKCQTPNFTEGKLRTQSNVDSVLAKLDRHVKDSEILIKSGVLQDSVVSGVSSKMEAVRAESRNLITRLQIGSCESKNSAMDSLLGMLRENDKNVMIAVAQGVVPILVRLLDSSSQEMKEKTVAAISRISTVDSSKHVLIAEGLLLLNHLLRVLESGSGFAKEKACVALQALSFSKENARAIGSRGGISSLLEICHAGTPGSQAFAAGVLRNLAVFEEIKENFIEENAFFDLIGLAVSGTVLAQENAIGCLCNLAKDDDNLKILVVKEGGLDCLRTFWDSAPPVRSLEVAADLLRHLASSQVIAEVLVSDDGFIHRLVAVLNCGVMAVRIAAARAVYELGSNTKTRKEMGECGIIVPLIKMLDAKAVEEKEAAGKALSNLVLYAGNRRIFRKDEMGIVSAVPLLDPLIQNLDKKYPVSLLASLVHSKKCRKQMIAAGACVHLKKLVEMDVAGAKKLLDGLGRGKIWGVFARP; encoded by the coding sequence ATGACAGTGGCAGAAGACGATCCTATCAATGTCTCAAATCAGCTTCTCCAGTCTCTTTTAGACGAAATCATTCAAGTACAGACCTTTAAAGGCAAATGGGCTCTTATCAGAACCAAGCTTGCTGATCTCCATATCCAACTCACCGATTTTGCTGACTTCCCGGCTTCCACCTCCAACCCACTATGTCTTGACCTCCTTCACTCCATTTCCCATTCTTTAAACGATGCCGTAATTTTGGCTAGAAAATGTCAGACGCCTAATTTCACAGAAGGTAAGCTCCGGACTCAGAGCAATGTCGATTCCGTTTTGGCCAAGTTGGATCGGCATGTCAAGGACAGCGAGATTTTGATTAAAAGTGGGGTTCTTCAAGACTCTGTCGTTTCAGGGGTCTCTTCTAAGATGGAGGCAGTGAGGGCCGAGTCGAGGAACTTAATCACCCGATTGCAGATTGGTAGTTGCGAGTCGAAGAATTCCGCCATGGACTCACTGCTCGGGATGCTCCGGGAGAATGATAAGAATGTAATGATAGCTGTTGCACAGGGTGTTGTTCCCATACTTGTTCGTTTACTCGATTCGAGCTCCCAGGAGATGAAAGAGAAGACTGTTGCGGCAATTTCAAGGATTTCGACGGTGGATAGTAGTAAGCATGTGTTAATTGCAGAGGGTTTATTGCTTTTGAATCATTTGCTTCGGGTTCTGGAATCGGGAAGTGGGTTTGCAAAGGAAAAAGCTTGCGTTGCCCTTCAAGCTTTAAGCTTTTCGAAGGAAAACGCGAGGGCAATTGGGTCTAGAGGTGGAATTTCTTCGCTATTAGAAATTTGCCACGCGGGCACGCCCGGTTCGCAGGCTTTTGCTGCTGGTGTTTTGAGAAATCTCGCCGTATTTGAGGAAATTAAGGAGAATTTCATTGAAGAGAATGCTTTTTTCGATCTTATTGGCCTTGCGGTGTCTGGAACTGTGTTGGCTCAAGAGAACGCAATCGGGTGTTTATGTAATCTGGCGAAGGATGATGACAATTTGAAGATTTTGGTTGTCAAGGAAGGGGGCCTTGATTGCTTGAGAACCTTCTGGGATTCAGCTCCTCCTGTAAGAAGTCTCGAAGTTGCTGCTGATTTATTAAGGCACCTGGCTTCGAGTCAAGTTATTGCAGAAGTGCTTGTTTCTGATGATGGGTTTATTCACAGGCTTGTGGCGGTGTTGAATTGTGGAGTTATGGCTGTGAGAATTGCTGCTGCCAGAGCTGTCTACGAGCTTGGTTCTAACACAAAAACCAGGAAGGAAATGGGTGAATGCGGAATAATTGTTCCATTGATTAAGATGTTAGATGCTAAAGCTGTGGAAGAGAAAGAAGCAGCAGGAAAGGCATTGTCAAATCTTGTATTATATGCAGGCAACAGGAGGATTTTCAGAAAGGATGAGATGGGGATAGTGAGTGCAGTTCCGCTATTAGATCCTTTGATACAGAATTTGGATAAGAAATACCCTGTTTCATTATTGGCCTCGCTTGTGCATTCTAAAAAGTGTAGAAAACAGATGATCGCTGCTGGTGCCTGTGTACACTTGAAGAAACTTGTTGAGATGGATGTAGCGGGGGCAAAGAAACTTTTGGACGGTCTCGGGCGGGGTAAGATTTGGGGCGTCTTTGCTAGGCCATAG